The window CAGAAGATTCCACACAACTAGGTTGGAAAGATTTACAAGCATATAATGTAACTAACAAAGATGTTGTTATCGGCATTGCTGCTTCGGGTACCACTCCTTATGTTATTGCAGCATTAGAGACATGCAATAAAAACAATATAATAACAGGTTGTATTACTTCTAATCAAAATAGTCCACTATCACTTACAGCACAATTCCCTATTGAAGTAGTTGTTGGTCCAGAATTTGTAACTGGAAGTTCAAGAATGAAAGCAGGAACTGCTCAAAAATTAGTATTAAATATGTTAACTACTACTACTATGATTCAACTAGGTCATATTAAAGGTAACAAAATGGTAGATATGCAACTAAGTAATAACAAACTTGTAGATCGTGGAATTAGAATGATTATGCAAGAAATAGAGGTTACCCAAAAAGTAGCAGAACAATTATTAAATGAACACAAAAGCGTAAGAGCAGTAATTCAAAACTATAAAAATGGAAACTAATCATACCAACAAAGATGTATTGGCAAAAGGGTTAAAAACAATGCTAATTACTATAGTACTAATGTTTTTAGGTCCAGTATTAATATATATTGCTTTTAGTAATGAAGACAAACCTTTGTATTATCCGTTGCTTATTGCAGGAATAACTAGTTGTATTTGTGCCATCTATTTCGGATTTAAAGGTATCAATACGATTATGGATAGTATGTTTAAAAAACAATAATTACTCTACAATAATTTGTTTTGGTGTTGTAGGGTTATAACCAAATGTGGCATCTTCAATAGTAACACCTAACCTATCCAAAATATAACTTATAATTGCATAATGATGAATGGTATGGCTATTAGCTTGAGCTAATAAAGCCGCAAATGTGTAGTCTATTTTGGTTTTACCTAAACCTAAATCATCTATAACCACAATCTGTTGTTTCACATCTTTGTCGTTTAAATCTTCTAATTTATTAATTATAGTGTCTAAGTAACAGATTGCTGTATTACAACAATTTTCTACATCCAAGTTTCTTTTTCTTGCTGTTAAATCTACTTCATTGTCTACCACATTGAAGATACAATCATAAAAATCTAAAATATGACGTATATGTGAACCTACACTGGAAAAGTAAGGAGGTATGGAAACATCGCTTAACTTTTCATCAGAAAGGTTAAATAGTAAAATTCGTGATTTATTAAGGGTAAATAAAGAAGATTGAAGGACTATGTTCATGTAGACTAAAATAACTAAATTAATTTAATATAAAAATTATTTTTCATTAGTCCTATTACCAATGAATCCTTACACATTATTGCATAAAAAAAACCTTAATAGATATAGATATCTCGCATCTATCCTTCCAGTCCCCTTTAATGGATAACTTCTATATTTTGGTTGATTTTATTGCATAAAAAAATCCTCAACAAATAAATGTTGAGGATTCTCTAAAAAAGGCGACGACCTACTCTTCCACAATGTAGTACCATCGGCGCAAATGGGCTTAACTTCTCTGTTCGGAATGGTAAGAGGTGAGCCCCATCGCTATAATCACCTTAAGCTTTGGTCCCGCATTTGTTGCGGGATTTCTTTTTAGTAGCCTTTACGGCATATAAAAAGATAAATATCTTAACATATTGAAAAAATTACATGAATGTATTGTATGTACTCTAAAAAAACAGGCGTACAATAAGCCTATGGGTTATTAGTATCACTCGGCTATGACATTACTGCCTTTACACCTATGACCTATCAACGTAGTCATCTCCTACGACCCTTTAAAGAAATCTCATCTTGTGGTGGGTTTCGCGCTTATATGCTTTCAGCGCTTATCCCTTCCAAACGTAGCTACTCTGCAATGCTCCTGGCGGAACAACAGATACACCAGAGGTTTGTCCATTCCGGTCCTCTCGTACTAGGAACAGATCCACTCAAATTTCTAACGCCCACAGTAGATAGAGACCGAACTGTCTCACGACGTTCTGAACCCAGCTCGCGTGCCACTTTAATGGGCGAACAGCCCAACCCTTGGGACCTTCTCCAGCCCCAGGATGTGACGAGCCGACATCGAGGTGCCAAACCCCCCCGTCGATATGAGCTCTTGGGGGAGATCAGCCTGTTATCCCCGGCGTACCTTTTATCCTTTGAGCGATGGCCCTTCCATGCGGAACCACCGGATCACTATGCTCTACTTTCGTACCTGATCGACTTGTAGGTCTCTCAGTCAAGCTCCCTTATGCCATTGCACTCTACGCACGATTACCAACCGTACTGAGGGAACCTTTAGAAGCCTCCGTTACTCTTTTGGAGGCGACCACCCCAGTCAAACTACCCACCAAGCACTGTCCCTTCGTTAGAAGGTTAGACTCTAGATAAGCAAAGGGTGGTATTTCAACAATGACTCCACAACGCCTAGCGACGCCGCTTCAAAGTCTCCCACCTATCCTACACATTACTTATCCAAAACCAATACTAAGCTATAGTAAAGGTGCACGGGGTCTTTTCGTCCCACTGCGGGTAATCGGCATCTTCACCGATACTACAATTTCACCGAGCTCATGGCTGAGACAGTGTCCAGATCGTTGCACCATTCGTGCAGGTCGGAACTTACCCGACAAGGAATTTCGCTACCTTAGGACCGTTATAGTTACGGCCGCCGTTTACTGGGGCTTCATTTTAGATCTTCGCCGAAGCTAAACCCTCCACTTAACCTTCCAGCACCGGGCAGGTGTCAGGCCATATACGTCATCTTTCAATTTAGCATAGCCCTGTGTTTTTGATAAACAGTCGCCTGGACCTTTTCACTGCGGCCACCCCGAAGGGTGGCGACCTTTCTCCCGAAGTTACAGGTCTATTTTGCCTAGTTCCTTAGCCATGAATCTCTCGAGCTCCTTAGAATTCTCATCCCAACTACCTGTGTCGGTTTAGGGTACGGGCTGCTTCATTCGCTTTTCTTGGAAGTCGCTTTTCTGGATTATCACCGCGACCGTAGTCTTAGTGTACTATCGAGGTGTTACCACTCTCTTCAACGAACTATTCCGTCAGTTCGCACCAAATTTACGCCTCCGTCACTTTTAGTATGAGCAGGTACAGGAATATTAACCTGTTGTCCATCCACTACCCCTTTCGGGTTCGCGTTAGGTCCCGACTAACCCTCAGCTGATTAGCATAGCTGAGGAAACCTTAGTCTTTCGGAGTGCGGGTTTCTCGCCCGCATTATCGTTACTTATGCCTACATTTTCTTTTGTAGCTACTCCAGCATGCCTCACAGCACACCTTCAACGCCACTACAATGCTCCCCTACCACTTATTAATAAGTCCATAGCTTCGGTAATATGTTTATGCCCGATTATTATCCATGCCGAACCGCTCGACTAGTGAGCTGTTACGCACTCTTTAAATGAATGGCTGCTTCCAAGCCAACATCCTAGCTGTCAAAGCAGTTCAACCTCGTTTTTTCAACTTAACATATATTTTGGGACCTTAGCTGATGGTCTGGGTTCTTTCCCTCTCGGACATGGACCTTAGCACCCATGCCCTCACTGCTGATTATCATTTTATAGCATTCGGAGTTTGTCAGGAATTGGTAGGCGGTGAAGCCCCCGCATCCAATCAGTAGCTCTACCTCTATAAAACTATAAATC is drawn from Lacinutrix sp. WUR7 and contains these coding sequences:
- the murQ gene encoding N-acetylmuramic acid 6-phosphate etherase; the protein is MTFTKTTEQDSNHNHLEKMTISQLLKNINNEDKTVPQAVDKALPQIEKLVEQIVAKLQSGGRLFYLGAGTSGRLGILDASECPPTFGVSHDLVIGIIAGGDIAIRKAVEFAEDSTQLGWKDLQAYNVTNKDVVIGIAASGTTPYVIAALETCNKNNIITGCITSNQNSPLSLTAQFPIEVVVGPEFVTGSSRMKAGTAQKLVLNMLTTTTMIQLGHIKGNKMVDMQLSNNKLVDRGIRMIMQEIEVTQKVAEQLLNEHKSVRAVIQNYKNGN
- a CDS encoding DUF6095 family protein; translation: METNHTNKDVLAKGLKTMLITIVLMFLGPVLIYIAFSNEDKPLYYPLLIAGITSCICAIYFGFKGINTIMDSMFKKQ